Genomic segment of Acinetobacter larvae:
CCAAATAATTTTTTCCCCCAGACTATCGAGATGTTCAATAATCTCTACAGCACAGCTTGAGGTGACCACCCAATCGGCACGAGCTTTCACTGCTGCGGAGGTATTGGCATAGACCACCACGGTATGATCTGGATGAGCATCACAGAATTGTGTAAATTGATCTACAGGACAGCCTAAATCCAATGAACAGGTCGCTTCTAAGGTCGGCATTAAAATGGTTTTTTCAGGTGATAAAATCTTAGCGGTTTCACCCATAAATTTCACCCCAGCCACCACCAAGGTTTTTGCAGGATGATCACGACCGAAACGAGCCATCTCTAACGAGTCAGCAACACAGCCTCCCGTTGCTTCAGCCAACTCCTGCACAATCGGATCACAATAATAATGTGCGACCAACACGGCTTCTTGCTTTAACAATTCCGCTTTAATCTGTTCAAACATCTGCTGCTTATGTGCATCAGTATGTACTTGTCCTTGAGGTGCACCCAACTGGTCTAAGTGTTGTTGCACAATAGCTTTGGCATCTTGATCTAAAACATCAATACCTTGACTAGAACCTTTCATGGCAGGTCTTCTCTATCCTTTTGCTTGCGTTTGCTTGCGAGAATGAAATAACAATACTCAGCTGTTTCATCAGCACTGTATTTGAAAATACTCGGTATTTGCAAAAAGCCTCCCTGTGGGAGGCTTTAAAACAAATGATTATGAACGATAATCTGCGTTTATCTTGACATAGTCATAAGATAAGTCACAAGTATACACGGTATCTTTCGCCACGCCTCGCCCGAGATCTACACGGATGGTCATTTCTGGCCTTTGCATCACAGCCACACCTGCCGCTTCGGTATAATCTTCAGCTGCACCACCATCCTTACAGATTTGTACATCATCCAACCAAACCTGAACTTTATTGACGTCTAAATCAACCACACCAGCATAGCCGATGGCACAAAGGATACGCCCCCAATTGGGGTCTGAAGCAAATAAAGCAGTTTTAACCAAGGGAGAATGCGCAATACTATAGGCAACATCACAACATTCTTGTGTATGTGCACCGCCTTCTACAGTAACGGTGATGAATTTAGTCGCGCCTTCACCATCACGCACAATTAACTGTGCCAGACGCGTCATGACGCGCTCTAATACCTCGGCAACCACGCCATAACGTGGATCATCCAGATTTTCTAGACAAGCCCCACCCGCCTGACCTGTTGCCGCTAGAATGCAAGAATCATTGGTCGAGGTATCACCATCAATCGTAATACGGTTAAATGAGCGATTCACTGTCCGCGTCAATAGCTGTTGCAATATCTCAGCAGATATCGGGAAATCCGTGGCAACAAAAGCTAACATGGTCGCCATATTGGGACGAATCATGCCTGCACCTTTAGAAATACCCGTCATGCTATAGACAATACCATCACATTCGAATTGTTCTGAAGCACCTTTAGGCGTGGTATCGGTGGTCATAATTCCTGCCGCGGCATCCACCCACGCATCATCACGCAAAGCCGCAAGCGCCTGCGGTAAGCCATCGATTAAACGTTGAATGGGTAATTGCTCACCAATGACCCCTGTTGAAAATGGCAATACCTGCGCCATCTCAACTGCTGCCAGCTCTGATAGCTT
This window contains:
- the nadA gene encoding quinolinate synthase NadA, which encodes MKGSSQGIDVLDQDAKAIVQQHLDQLGAPQGQVHTDAHKQQMFEQIKAELLKQEAVLVAHYYCDPIVQELAEATGGCVADSLEMARFGRDHPAKTLVVAGVKFMGETAKILSPEKTILMPTLEATCSLDLGCPVDQFTQFCDAHPDHTVVVYANTSAAVKARADWVVTSSCAVEIIEHLDSLGEKIIWAPDQHLGRYIKNKTKAEMLLWDGACIVHEEFRSRGIEKMRALYPDAAVLVHPESPMSVIAVADAVGSTSQLIQAAKTLPQQTMIVATDRGIFYKMQQVVPEKTLIEAPTAGEGATCRSCAHCPWMAMNDLQGILDVLQHMHQEIHVDPALRERAKQPLDRMLAFSAAMQR
- the argJ gene encoding bifunctional glutamate N-acetyltransferase/amino-acid acetyltransferase ArgJ, which translates into the protein MAVGDVSMPQMHVVQGVKLSAVEAYIRYPNRRDLVLLQFAADTQVAGVFTQNAFCAAPVTVSKMHLEQSNPRYLLINTGNANAGTGPQGLSNAQQSCLKLSELAAVEMAQVLPFSTGVIGEQLPIQRLIDGLPQALAALRDDAWVDAAAGIMTTDTTPKGASEQFECDGIVYSMTGISKGAGMIRPNMATMLAFVATDFPISAEILQQLLTRTVNRSFNRITIDGDTSTNDSCILAATGQAGGACLENLDDPRYGVVAEVLERVMTRLAQLIVRDGEGATKFITVTVEGGAHTQECCDVAYSIAHSPLVKTALFASDPNWGRILCAIGYAGVVDLDVNKVQVWLDDVQICKDGGAAEDYTEAAGVAVMQRPEMTIRVDLGRGVAKDTVYTCDLSYDYVKINADYRS